One part of the Aurantibacillus circumpalustris genome encodes these proteins:
- a CDS encoding glycosyltransferase family 2 protein produces MLVAGFTIIRNALKYDYPVVEAITSILPLCDIFYVGVGNSDDETKKLIESIHSKKIKIIDTVWDDSMREGGKVLSLETNKVFDVIPNEYDWCFYIQSDECVHEEDLPKIKSAMLTYKDDSEVNGLLFEYKHFYGHYKYIGIGRRWYKNEIRIIKNNKNIRSYKDAQGFRTIDDKKLRVKKTGAFIYHYGWVKSPQAQQAKQSSFHKMWHSDEWMKNNIPEVEEFDYNNIDLLEIYKGSHPKVFEKRITEANWNFRYDPKKIKTNLKYRFLFWVEKLTGWRVGENRNYKVQ; encoded by the coding sequence ATGTTAGTTGCTGGTTTTACAATAATTCGAAATGCTTTGAAGTATGACTACCCGGTTGTAGAGGCCATTACATCGATTTTACCTCTATGCGACATTTTTTATGTGGGGGTCGGTAACAGTGATGATGAAACAAAAAAACTTATTGAGTCTATTCATTCAAAAAAAATAAAAATAATAGACACTGTTTGGGATGACAGCATGCGCGAAGGAGGAAAAGTACTGTCACTTGAAACAAATAAAGTATTTGATGTAATTCCAAATGAATATGATTGGTGCTTTTACATTCAAAGTGATGAATGCGTTCACGAAGAAGATTTACCAAAAATTAAATCTGCCATGCTTACATACAAAGATGACAGCGAAGTGAACGGATTGTTATTTGAATACAAACATTTTTATGGGCATTACAAATACATTGGTATTGGTCGCCGCTGGTATAAAAACGAAATAAGAATTATTAAAAACAATAAAAATATTCGTTCTTATAAAGATGCGCAAGGATTTAGAACCATTGATGATAAAAAACTACGCGTAAAAAAAACAGGTGCATTTATTTATCATTATGGGTGGGTAAAATCACCACAAGCGCAGCAAGCCAAACAAAGCTCGTTTCACAAAATGTGGCACAGTGATGAATGGATGAAAAATAATATTCCCGAAGTGGAAGAGTTTGATTACAACAACATTGATCTTTTAGAAATTTATAAAGGTTCGCATCCTAAAGTGTTCGAAAAACGAATTACTGAAGCAAACTGGAATTTTAGATATGATCCAAAAAAAATAAAAACAAATTTAAAATACAGATTTTTATTTTGGGTGGAGAAACTCACTGGGTGGAGGGTTGGAGAGAATAGGAACTATAAAGTCCAGTAG
- the paaD gene encoding 1,2-phenylacetyl-CoA epoxidase subunit PaaD codes for MKTKENIYSLLNEIPDPEIPVISIVELGVIREIKHDDKTIEVTITPTYSGCPAMKQMEDDVREKLKANGFEEIKINTVFNPAWTTDWLSKEARQKLQDYGIAPPEENTTDKSFLTNKPKNITCPRCKSKNTAMVSQFGSTACKALYKCSDCLEAFDYFKCI; via the coding sequence ATGAAAACGAAAGAAAATATTTATTCTTTACTCAACGAAATTCCTGATCCGGAAATTCCCGTTATTTCTATTGTAGAGCTTGGTGTGATTCGTGAAATAAAACACGACGATAAAACGATTGAGGTTACCATAACTCCCACTTATAGTGGTTGTCCGGCTATGAAACAAATGGAGGACGACGTGCGAGAAAAATTAAAAGCAAACGGTTTTGAAGAAATTAAAATTAATACCGTTTTTAACCCGGCATGGACAACTGACTGGTTAAGCAAAGAAGCCAGGCAAAAATTACAAGATTACGGAATCGCACCACCCGAAGAAAACACTACCGATAAATCTTTTCTAACAAACAAACCAAAAAATATTACTTGTCCGCGTTGTAAAAGTAAAAACACAGCAATGGTTTCGCAATTTGGCAGTACAGCCTGTAAAGCATTATATAAGTGCAGTGATTGCCTTGAAGCTTTTGATTACTTTAAGTGTATATAG
- a CDS encoding TrmH family RNA methyltransferase, with product MLSKNQIKEIQSLQLKKFREIKKQFIAEGTKTVLEILNNAPILLEELFATPDFVNTYKTTLRRLNIKFNEISEQEYKKISLQSTPSGVLAICNYFKASRESFDFENNFSFYLDDVRDPGNLGTIVRLADWFGVTTVFCSPSSCDFYNPKVIQSTMGAFLRVKNINIGLVELLSKNTIKNIYGAVLNGDNIYKAPLKNGLIVIGNEANGISEENLKLITHKLTIPANQNNGTESLNAAMATSIIASEFFRQLKLNQ from the coding sequence ATGCTTAGTAAAAATCAAATAAAAGAAATACAATCTTTACAGCTTAAAAAATTCAGAGAGATTAAGAAGCAATTCATTGCAGAAGGAACAAAAACTGTTTTAGAAATTCTTAATAACGCCCCTATTTTGTTGGAAGAACTTTTTGCAACGCCTGATTTTGTGAACACATATAAAACGACGCTACGACGTTTGAATATTAAATTCAATGAAATTTCAGAACAAGAATACAAGAAAATCAGTTTGCAATCCACTCCCAGCGGTGTGTTAGCAATTTGCAATTATTTTAAGGCATCAAGAGAATCTTTTGATTTTGAAAATAATTTTTCCTTCTACCTCGATGATGTTCGTGATCCTGGTAATTTGGGAACCATCGTTCGTTTAGCAGATTGGTTTGGAGTCACCACTGTGTTTTGCTCTCCATCCAGTTGTGATTTTTATAATCCAAAAGTTATACAGTCCACAATGGGTGCTTTTTTGAGGGTTAAAAATATAAATATTGGTTTGGTAGAATTACTTTCTAAAAACACAATAAAAAACATCTATGGAGCTGTTTTAAACGGAGACAATATTTATAAAGCACCATTAAAAAACGGTTTAATTGTTATTGGTAACGAAGCGAATGGGATTAGCGAAGAGAATTTAAAACTAATAACACACAAACTTACTATTCCTGCAAACCAAAATAATGGAACAGAGTCGCTCAATGCTGCTATGGCAACCTCTATCATTGCATCAGAGTTTTTCAGACAGCTTAAATTGAATCAGTAA
- the tamL gene encoding translocation and assembly module lipoprotein TamL, which yields MNIHTKIINTSSCKVTIKGFLVLVLLGFIVACNPTKKLLPDQYIIEKVEVHNSKLTNIPKENFEAFFRQKPNRKLFRQFQFYVWWYNLFDEERIREKRIKRNLKYDRLNTKKVIRFENKNKKRAKKGKLPREPKLKDKESPLFIESLRDIGEPAVIYDSALTHQTLFQLSKYLFSKGYFDNKVTDTVKLIEKKKSAIIKYYLIPNNSYTINSLGYNIKDPGLRELILNDTVNTILKLGMPFDKEKFQLEQERVTEHALNNGYFYFDNAYITYSADSNVTNHSVAMKMVVKNFSTPYNSNSDSLVETDHPKFKIANTYIITEALIGNPRDHYFKDTVISKKKGLIFLLNKPLAYKRRIIVYNTDVYSGQLYRKDSAQLTYKQLLGLGIFKNVTIQFLVNQSKSNELDCYIICNPLVKQSITSETEGTNTSGNLGIDASVLYQNRNFAKGGELIELKLQGSIAAQKPLTTEDAGVSGSNGSGSLNKFQQTFNTIQFGPELSFSVPRAFFPFSLLPFRKDQQPRTYIKTSLNYQTRPEFSRVISTLNYGFSFNSYNRQLRHDVIPFEVYLIRANLLDSYRKLLVDFNDAFLLNSFQDHITTLSKYGLTYTSKENSVTGQKTAFYAKLNLQSSGSILREVYKLSNQPKDSLGRYHLFGIPFAQFLKVDADFRIYVPLRKNSRIVYRIAGGIGKPLANLNQLPYEQSFFSGGPNSVRAWRARTLGPGGYNPPADNKTRFDKIGDILLEGNIEYRFHLLRAFYGAIFVDAGNIWRLQPDPSKPGGEFILSKFADQIAIGGGFGIRWDLTFFVLRLDMATPLKYPKFELGNSPTFDPWRNSVLNFGIGYPF from the coding sequence TTGAACATTCACACAAAAATAATAAATACCAGTAGTTGCAAAGTAACAATTAAAGGTTTTTTGGTGTTGGTTTTGTTAGGATTTATTGTCGCTTGTAACCCAACAAAAAAATTGCTACCCGATCAATACATTATTGAAAAAGTAGAAGTTCATAATTCAAAACTCACTAACATTCCGAAGGAAAATTTCGAGGCTTTTTTTCGGCAAAAACCTAACCGAAAACTATTTAGACAATTTCAATTTTACGTTTGGTGGTATAATCTTTTTGATGAAGAAAGAATTCGCGAAAAAAGAATAAAACGAAATTTAAAATACGACCGGCTTAACACAAAAAAAGTAATCCGTTTTGAAAATAAAAATAAAAAAAGGGCAAAAAAAGGTAAACTCCCAAGAGAGCCAAAATTAAAAGATAAAGAAAGTCCTCTTTTTATTGAAAGTCTCAGAGATATTGGTGAGCCTGCGGTTATCTATGACTCAGCTTTAACGCACCAAACACTCTTTCAATTGAGTAAGTATTTGTTCAGCAAAGGTTATTTTGATAATAAAGTAACTGACACCGTTAAACTTATAGAGAAGAAGAAAAGTGCTATTATTAAATATTATTTAATCCCTAATAACTCTTATACAATTAACAGTTTAGGTTACAACATAAAAGATCCAGGCCTTCGCGAACTTATCCTAAATGATACTGTAAATACAATCTTAAAACTTGGAATGCCTTTTGACAAAGAAAAATTTCAGCTTGAACAAGAGCGCGTGACAGAGCATGCACTTAACAATGGCTATTTTTATTTTGACAATGCTTACATTACCTATAGCGCCGATAGTAATGTAACAAATCATTCGGTAGCTATGAAAATGGTAGTTAAAAATTTTTCTACGCCCTATAACTCCAATAGTGATTCCCTAGTTGAAACCGACCACCCAAAATTCAAAATTGCCAATACGTATATTATTACGGAAGCCTTGATTGGCAATCCACGTGACCACTATTTTAAAGACACAGTGATTTCTAAAAAGAAAGGTTTAATCTTTTTGCTCAACAAACCTCTTGCTTATAAACGCAGAATCATTGTATATAATACCGATGTTTATTCTGGTCAACTTTATCGCAAAGATTCTGCACAACTCACCTATAAACAGCTATTAGGTTTAGGGATTTTTAAAAACGTTACCATCCAATTTTTAGTAAATCAAAGTAAAAGCAACGAATTAGATTGTTATATTATTTGTAATCCTTTGGTAAAACAATCAATAACCAGTGAAACTGAAGGAACCAATACCTCAGGCAACTTAGGAATTGACGCAAGTGTTTTATATCAAAACAGAAATTTCGCCAAAGGTGGTGAACTCATTGAATTAAAACTACAAGGATCAATTGCCGCACAAAAACCTCTTACTACTGAAGATGCTGGTGTGAGTGGTTCAAATGGATCAGGGTCTTTAAATAAATTTCAACAAACATTTAATACCATTCAATTTGGACCAGAGTTAAGCTTTTCGGTTCCAAGAGCATTCTTTCCATTCTCATTACTGCCTTTCAGAAAAGATCAACAGCCGCGTACCTATATAAAAACTTCGTTAAATTATCAAACACGTCCGGAATTCAGTCGCGTAATTAGTACTTTGAATTACGGTTTTAGTTTTAATTCTTACAACAGGCAATTAAGACATGATGTTATTCCTTTTGAAGTTTATCTAATACGTGCTAATTTGCTCGATAGCTACCGAAAACTTCTTGTCGATTTTAATGATGCGTTTTTACTTAATTCGTTCCAAGATCACATTACAACCTTAAGTAAATATGGTCTAACATATACCTCTAAAGAAAATTCTGTTACAGGGCAGAAGACAGCTTTTTATGCAAAATTAAATCTGCAGTCATCAGGTAGCATACTCAGAGAGGTTTACAAACTGAGTAATCAACCAAAAGATTCATTAGGGCGTTATCACTTATTTGGTATTCCTTTTGCGCAATTTCTAAAAGTTGATGCAGATTTTAGAATTTATGTTCCCCTTCGAAAAAACAGTAGAATTGTTTACCGTATTGCGGGTGGAATTGGAAAACCGCTTGCTAATCTCAATCAACTACCTTATGAACAGAGCTTTTTTAGTGGTGGGCCTAACAGCGTAAGGGCTTGGCGCGCACGTACACTTGGACCGGGAGGTTATAATCCACCTGCTGATAATAAAACGCGTTTCGATAAAATTGGTGATATATTATTAGAAGGAAATATTGAATATAGGTTTCATCTTCTAAGAGCCTTTTATGGCGCTATATTCGTTGATGCCGGAAACATCTGGCGGTTACAACCAGATCCGAGCAAACCGGGAGGTGAATTTATTTTAAGCAAGTTTGCAGATCAAATTGCCATTGGTGGAGGGTTTGGTATTCGTTGGGATTTGACGTTTTTTGTTTTAAGACTTGATATGGCTACGCCACTGAAATACCCTAAATTTGAGCTTGGAAACAGTCCAACATTTGACCCCTGGCGTAATTCAGTGCTAAACTTCGGAATTGGTTATCCATTTTAA